One Halostagnicola kamekurae DNA segment encodes these proteins:
- a CDS encoding serine hydrolase domain-containing protein, giving the protein MARISEGDRQRVRELFERHLEVGLHHGAQCAVYVDGELELDLAGGQANAGDESSESALPTTPDTRHVLFSCTKPYAAAALHALVCDGALAYDDRVVDHWPSFAEAGSTKASTTVRHVLSHTAGLPSGDIDRRPELWDDWAAVVERLEAMEPVSPPGKRPAYHSLTFGWLVGELVRRVSGSPIERVVADRVFDPLEMNDTGIGLRDDENGPVATLTGFDAFDGCRDLEEGLGGHAEIADSFNSEAIHRAVIPAANGIGTARDMARFYACLANGGELDGARILDSEVVETVTTLWAATDEDGTLGRPSRYGLGVWKGGTSTDPFGSLTPSRVFGHSGLGSSVGWADPAENISFAYVTNGVREETYEHVTRASALGDAVRLAVSG; this is encoded by the coding sequence ATGGCACGAATCAGCGAGGGGGACCGACAGCGGGTGCGCGAACTCTTCGAACGGCACCTCGAGGTCGGCCTCCACCACGGGGCCCAGTGTGCGGTCTACGTCGACGGGGAACTCGAACTCGATCTGGCCGGCGGACAGGCGAACGCGGGCGACGAGTCGTCCGAAAGCGCCCTCCCGACGACGCCGGACACCCGCCACGTGCTGTTTTCGTGTACGAAGCCTTACGCCGCCGCGGCGCTCCACGCCCTCGTCTGTGACGGCGCGCTCGCCTACGACGACCGCGTCGTCGACCACTGGCCCTCCTTCGCCGAGGCTGGTTCGACGAAAGCAAGCACGACCGTCCGGCACGTTCTCAGTCACACGGCGGGGCTTCCGTCCGGCGACATCGACCGCCGCCCCGAACTCTGGGACGACTGGGCCGCCGTCGTCGAGCGTCTCGAGGCGATGGAACCGGTCTCGCCGCCCGGCAAACGGCCGGCCTACCACTCGCTGACGTTCGGCTGGCTCGTCGGCGAACTCGTCAGGCGCGTCTCGGGCAGCCCGATCGAACGGGTCGTCGCGGATCGGGTCTTCGACCCGCTCGAGATGAACGACACGGGAATCGGCCTGCGGGACGACGAGAACGGGCCGGTCGCGACGCTCACCGGGTTCGACGCCTTCGACGGCTGTCGGGACCTCGAGGAGGGGCTCGGCGGGCACGCGGAGATCGCCGACTCGTTCAACAGCGAGGCGATCCACCGGGCCGTGATCCCCGCCGCAAACGGGATCGGAACGGCTCGAGACATGGCCCGGTTTTACGCCTGTCTCGCGAACGGCGGCGAACTCGACGGCGCGCGGATCCTCGATTCCGAGGTCGTCGAGACGGTGACGACTCTCTGGGCCGCGACGGACGAGGACGGGACGCTGGGTCGACCCTCGCGGTACGGCCTCGGCGTCTGGAAAGGGGGAACGAGCACGGATCCGTTCGGCTCGCTCACGCCGTCTCGCGTGTTCGGCCACTCCGGTCTCGGAAGCAGCGTCGGCTGGGCCGATCCCGCCGAAAACATCAGTTTCGCGTACGTGACGAACGGCGTGCGAGAGGAGACCTACGAGCACGTTACGAGAGCCAGCGCGCTCGGCGACGCGGTTCGGCTAGCCGTGAGCGGGTGA
- a CDS encoding HTTM domain-containing protein, producing the protein MGVASRLERVGPDAERYRRLLGHLEPVGRRVRSRFEVDTRALAAVRISFGLILLVDLLVRWGNIEQFYTDDGAYPIEAYEATYSQFTGLSVHALSGELWFQQLLFGIAGLFALAFVLGYRTRLVGFVSLGLLLSLQARNPAVLNGGDKLLRVLLFLALLTPLGERWSVDALRRGSARASVVGFGTAALLIQPLMVFSQNAVLKHQGNTWYEGEALQIAMSNDVMTIFLGNHLTAYPTLLEAMNWAWVGLLAGSVLFLLVTDGRVRAAFALVYVGAFAGMLLTMSVGLFPLVLTTALLPFLTPPFWDALRRLVPTGLLERLPSRARLESIAGRPLERRAFDALEQRGYESKLSFVRAYCRSLLTVVSVLALVSILLYGTAYVTDHDLPDELETSVDQQQWGLYAPNPTEGYSWYAVEAQLESGEEVDAFGNGTITDDRPPDASKEYDTFRERKFMQTVWASGNGDTDGIIAVDYAEWACEQAIDRRGDSVESITVHRFYQPSPIDGEYEETGRFTVVEQAC; encoded by the coding sequence ATGGGCGTCGCCTCGAGACTCGAGCGGGTCGGACCGGACGCGGAACGGTACCGGCGGCTGCTTGGCCACCTCGAGCCGGTCGGCAGGCGGGTTCGCTCCCGGTTCGAGGTCGATACCCGCGCCCTCGCTGCGGTTCGCATCTCGTTCGGACTGATATTGCTGGTCGACCTGCTCGTCCGCTGGGGGAACATCGAGCAGTTTTACACGGACGACGGCGCGTACCCGATCGAGGCCTACGAGGCCACCTACAGCCAGTTCACCGGCCTGTCGGTCCACGCGCTTTCGGGCGAACTGTGGTTCCAGCAGCTGCTGTTCGGTATCGCGGGCCTGTTCGCGCTCGCGTTCGTGCTCGGCTACCGGACGAGATTGGTCGGGTTCGTCTCGCTGGGACTATTGCTGTCGCTGCAGGCGCGAAATCCCGCGGTTCTCAACGGCGGGGACAAGCTCCTTCGAGTGTTGCTGTTCCTGGCGCTTTTGACCCCGCTGGGAGAACGTTGGTCGGTCGACGCGCTTCGTCGCGGCTCGGCGCGGGCAAGCGTCGTCGGGTTCGGTACCGCGGCCCTGCTGATACAACCGTTGATGGTGTTCTCACAGAACGCCGTTCTCAAGCACCAGGGCAATACCTGGTACGAGGGCGAAGCCCTCCAGATCGCGATGTCGAACGACGTGATGACGATCTTTCTCGGCAATCATCTCACCGCGTATCCGACATTGCTCGAGGCGATGAACTGGGCCTGGGTGGGCCTGCTAGCCGGCTCGGTTCTCTTTTTGCTCGTGACCGACGGGCGGGTGCGAGCGGCCTTCGCGCTCGTCTACGTCGGCGCGTTCGCGGGGATGTTGCTGACGATGTCTGTCGGACTCTTCCCGCTCGTCCTCACGACGGCGCTCCTCCCGTTTCTCACGCCGCCGTTCTGGGACGCGCTCCGTCGTCTCGTTCCAACGGGCCTGCTCGAGCGGCTGCCGAGCAGGGCGAGACTCGAGTCGATCGCCGGACGGCCGCTCGAACGGCGCGCGTTCGACGCGCTCGAGCAACGGGGATACGAGTCGAAGCTGTCGTTCGTCCGCGCGTACTGTCGCTCGCTGCTGACCGTCGTTAGCGTCCTCGCGCTCGTTTCGATCCTCCTGTACGGGACGGCCTACGTCACCGATCACGATCTGCCGGACGAACTCGAGACGTCGGTCGACCAGCAACAGTGGGGGTTGTACGCGCCGAACCCAACGGAGGGCTACAGCTGGTACGCCGTCGAAGCGCAACTCGAGTCGGGGGAGGAGGTCGACGCGTTCGGCAACGGAACGATAACTGACGATCGGCCGCCTGACGCTTCGAAGGAGTACGACACGTTCCGCGAGCGAAAGTTCATGCAGACCGTCTGGGCCTCCGGAAACGGCGATACGGATGGAATCATCGCCGTCGACTACGCCGAGTGGGCCTGCGAACAGGCGATCGACCGCCGCGGCGACTCGGTCGAGTCGATCACCGTCCACCGGTTCTACCAGCCGAGTCCGATCGACGGCGAGTACGAGGAAACGGGTCGATTCACCGTCGTCGAACAGGCGTGCTAG
- a CDS encoding molybdopterin molybdotransferase MoeA yields MKGADHERTEAGFKVRTPLEEARTALRDALAVDEREPRTERLPIEQATGRAIAESVTASRDVPHYRRAAMDGYAVVASDTFGASDRSPAVLRVADADDSIASGTAVRVHTGSALPEGSDAVVMIERVETIDGTNELEVLEAVAEGENVAPVGDDVESGQPLYEPGHRLRPSDLGLLKSVGRSRVSVAREPRVGVVPTGEELVQRDPEPGEVVETNGLTVSRLVDGWGGRSTYRNVVTDDRDALRVAIERDLTKDAIVTTGGSSVGERDLLPEVIDDIGEVVVHGVGLEPGHPVCLGIVEDTPVLALPGYPVACIVTAVQFLRPVLRWLEGTEPEPHLTTMARLTRKIPSEPATRTFARVALEPRATGGDGSPADEDGTGLDDTDSNGADPDSAADGPVVDAVPTRASGAGVLSSVALADGWVVVDDDREGIPAGETVAVQRWE; encoded by the coding sequence ATGAAAGGTGCCGACCACGAGCGAACGGAGGCGGGCTTCAAGGTACGGACGCCGCTCGAGGAGGCCCGCACTGCCTTGCGAGACGCACTCGCGGTCGACGAGCGCGAGCCGCGAACGGAACGGCTCCCGATCGAGCAGGCGACCGGCCGCGCGATCGCCGAGTCGGTGACCGCCTCGCGGGACGTGCCCCACTACCGTCGGGCGGCGATGGACGGCTACGCCGTCGTGGCCTCTGATACGTTCGGCGCAAGCGACCGGTCTCCCGCCGTGCTCCGCGTCGCGGACGCCGACGATTCGATCGCGTCCGGGACCGCGGTCCGGGTTCACACGGGGAGCGCGCTTCCCGAGGGAAGCGACGCGGTCGTGATGATCGAGCGCGTCGAGACGATCGACGGGACCAACGAGCTCGAGGTCCTCGAGGCGGTCGCGGAGGGCGAGAACGTCGCCCCGGTGGGCGACGACGTCGAGTCGGGACAGCCGCTCTACGAACCGGGCCATCGACTCAGGCCGTCGGATCTGGGGCTGCTCAAATCCGTCGGCCGCTCGCGGGTTTCCGTCGCACGGGAACCGCGGGTCGGCGTCGTCCCGACCGGCGAGGAACTCGTCCAGCGCGATCCCGAGCCCGGCGAAGTCGTCGAGACCAACGGACTCACGGTCTCGCGGCTGGTCGACGGCTGGGGCGGCCGATCGACCTACCGGAACGTCGTCACGGACGATCGCGACGCGCTTCGGGTCGCCATCGAACGCGACCTCACCAAAGACGCGATCGTCACGACCGGCGGCTCGTCGGTCGGCGAGCGCGACCTGCTTCCGGAGGTCATCGACGACATCGGCGAGGTGGTCGTCCACGGCGTCGGCCTCGAGCCGGGTCATCCGGTCTGTCTCGGGATCGTCGAGGACACGCCGGTCCTTGCCCTGCCGGGCTACCCGGTCGCCTGTATCGTCACCGCCGTCCAGTTCCTGCGGCCGGTGCTCCGGTGGCTCGAGGGAACCGAGCCCGAGCCGCACCTGACGACGATGGCGCGTCTCACCCGAAAGATCCCGAGCGAGCCGGCCACGCGGACGTTCGCGCGAGTCGCGCTCGAGCCTCGAGCGACGGGCGGGGACGGATCTCCGGCCGACGAGGACGGAACCGGGCTCGACGACACGGACTCCAATGGAGCAGATCCCGACAGCGCGGCCGACGGACCGGTCGTCGACGCCGTGCCAACGCGAGCGAGTGGGGCCGGCGTGCTCTCGAGCGTCGCGCTCGCCGACGGCTGGGTCGTCGTCGACGACGACCGCGAGGGGATCCCGGCGGGCGAGACCGTCGCGGTCCAGCGCTGGGAGTGA
- a CDS encoding SDR family oxidoreductase: MDLHLDGNTALVTASSSGLGLASARALALEGANVAICGRGEDKLEAARESIEDASESADGPTGDVLAVRADLTAPEEIGNLVEETVDAFGGLDHLVTSSGGPPSTTFLETEQKDWYQAYDLLVMSVVWTIEEAHPHLRESEYGTITSITSRTVREVADGLLLSNSVRRGVIGLIKTISREFAPDIRANAVLPGTIETPRIEELIEAGVERGTYADYESGLAELAADIPVDRIGQPEELGETVAYLSSPHASYVNGAEIPIDGGLLRS, from the coding sequence ATGGATCTACACCTTGACGGGAACACGGCACTGGTAACGGCATCCTCGAGCGGTCTCGGTCTCGCGAGCGCGAGGGCGCTGGCGCTCGAGGGCGCGAACGTCGCCATCTGCGGGCGCGGGGAGGATAAACTCGAGGCAGCGAGAGAGTCGATCGAAGACGCCAGCGAGTCCGCGGACGGACCGACCGGGGACGTCCTCGCAGTGCGGGCCGATCTCACCGCGCCCGAGGAGATCGGAAACCTGGTCGAAGAGACCGTCGACGCCTTTGGCGGGCTCGATCACCTCGTCACCTCCTCCGGGGGTCCGCCGAGTACGACCTTCCTCGAGACCGAGCAGAAAGACTGGTATCAGGCCTACGACCTGCTCGTGATGAGCGTCGTCTGGACGATCGAGGAGGCCCACCCGCACCTCCGCGAGTCAGAATACGGGACGATCACCTCCATTACGTCCAGAACGGTCAGAGAGGTCGCGGACGGACTCCTCCTCTCGAACTCTGTTCGCCGGGGCGTGATCGGGCTGATCAAGACGATCTCCCGCGAGTTCGCACCCGATATCAGGGCCAATGCCGTGCTTCCGGGAACCATCGAGACCCCCCGAATCGAGGAACTGATCGAGGCCGGCGTCGAGCGGGGAACCTACGCGGACTACGAGTCCGGACTCGCCGAACTGGCGGCCGACATTCCGGTGGACCGAATCGGACAACCCGAGGAACTGGGCGAGACGGTCGCGTATCTCTCGAGTCCGCACGCGAGTTACGTAAACGGCGCGGAGATTCCGATCGACGGCGGTCTGCTCCGGAGCTAG
- a CDS encoding Tfx family DNA-binding protein, whose protein sequence is MIDDVETLLEDIGFEAETSVLTHRQAQILALRERDVSQADIADALGTSRANVSSVESSARENLTKARETVAFAEALRAPVRVRIPAGTDLYDVPDRVYDACDENGVKVDHTAPDLMKVVSDAAGPAVQGRKISTPLVIGVTSNGLVRVRHRE, encoded by the coding sequence GTGATCGACGACGTCGAAACGCTGCTCGAGGACATCGGGTTCGAAGCCGAGACGAGCGTCCTGACCCACAGGCAGGCACAGATCCTCGCGTTGCGAGAGCGAGACGTGTCCCAGGCCGACATCGCCGACGCGCTCGGCACGTCGCGAGCGAACGTCTCGTCGGTCGAGTCGAGCGCTCGAGAGAACCTGACCAAGGCCCGCGAGACGGTGGCGTTCGCGGAGGCGCTTCGCGCACCGGTCAGGGTTCGTATCCCCGCCGGGACGGACCTCTACGACGTGCCGGATCGCGTCTACGACGCGTGCGACGAAAACGGCGTCAAGGTCGATCACACCGCCCCCGATCTGATGAAAGTCGTCAGCGACGCCGCCGGGCCCGCGGTCCAGGGACGCAAGATATCGACTCCGCTCGTCATCGGGGTGACGTCGAACGGGCTCGTTCGCGTCCGCCACCGAGAATAA
- a CDS encoding TRAM domain-containing protein yields the protein MADCPLADDCPSFSERISGMGCQHYGDRGGKEWCQHYNQPIDDLKSQPIKRGEEVVVDIVDMHESGAGVGRTEDGFIVMVDGVLPKARSRVEIERVHSNHARAKELERLPLESDEDDEPDDESDDLSDDDEDDETESQHKRERLGSRDNFWGS from the coding sequence ATGGCAGACTGTCCACTCGCCGACGACTGTCCGAGCTTTTCCGAGCGGATTTCGGGAATGGGGTGTCAACACTACGGCGACCGTGGTGGCAAGGAGTGGTGCCAACACTACAACCAGCCCATCGACGACCTGAAGAGCCAACCGATCAAGCGCGGCGAGGAAGTCGTCGTCGACATCGTCGACATGCACGAAAGCGGCGCCGGCGTCGGCCGAACCGAGGACGGGTTCATCGTCATGGTCGACGGCGTGCTCCCGAAGGCCCGATCGCGCGTCGAGATCGAGCGCGTCCACAGCAACCACGCGAGAGCCAAAGAACTCGAGCGACTGCCGTTGGAAAGCGACGAAGACGACGAGCCGGACGACGAGAGCGACGACTTGAGCGACGACGACGAGGACGACGAAACCGAGAGCCAGCACAAACGGGAACGACTTGGCAGCCGCGACAACTTCTGGGGATCGTAA
- a CDS encoding electron transfer flavoprotein subunit beta/FixA family protein, translating to MKILVTVKEVATVEDEFEIEGTAIADQYLGADLNEWDDYAVEEAVQLQEAGLADEVVTVTIGPEDCEQTIRQALAKGADRAIRVWDDALEDVDLLDVGAKTDILSAVVEAEEPDLVLSGVQSGDDSFGATGVSLASAVGFQWGAVVNGLEHDLEDGVASVRRELEGGVEELTDIDLPAVLTIQTGINEPRYASLRGIRQAQRKDLDVQTLADLGVDASAVEGDLELTEMYEPETESDVTVWEGGADDTAGQLAELLREKGVAQ from the coding sequence ATGAAGATTCTCGTTACGGTCAAAGAAGTCGCGACCGTCGAAGACGAGTTCGAGATCGAGGGAACGGCGATCGCCGACCAGTACCTCGGTGCCGATCTCAACGAATGGGACGACTACGCCGTCGAGGAGGCCGTCCAACTTCAGGAAGCCGGCCTCGCCGACGAGGTCGTCACCGTCACCATTGGCCCCGAAGACTGCGAGCAGACCATCCGCCAAGCCCTCGCGAAAGGCGCCGACCGCGCCATCCGCGTCTGGGACGACGCCCTCGAGGATGTCGACCTACTCGATGTCGGCGCGAAGACCGATATCCTGAGCGCCGTCGTCGAGGCTGAAGAGCCGGATCTCGTCCTCTCGGGTGTGCAGTCCGGCGACGACAGTTTCGGCGCCACCGGCGTCTCGCTCGCCAGCGCCGTCGGCTTCCAGTGGGGCGCGGTCGTCAACGGCCTCGAGCACGACCTCGAAGACGGCGTCGCGTCGGTCCGGCGCGAACTCGAGGGCGGCGTCGAAGAACTCACTGACATCGACCTGCCCGCGGTGCTGACGATCCAGACCGGGATCAACGAGCCCCGCTACGCGAGTCTGCGCGGTATTCGCCAGGCCCAGCGCAAGGACCTCGATGTCCAGACGCTGGCCGATCTCGGCGTCGACGCCAGTGCCGTCGAAGGCGATCTCGAGCTCACTGAAATGTACGAACCCGAGACCGAGAGCGACGTGACCGTCTGGGAGGGCGGTGCCGACGACACGGCCGGACAACTCGCTGAGTTGCTCCGCGAGAAGGGGGTGGCACAATGA
- a CDS encoding electron transfer flavoprotein subunit alpha/FixB family protein encodes MTDVLAIADHRRGELRDVSYEIITAGRELADETGGDLHLAIISGPVEEFAEKANREGADAIHTVSYGEEFNHDVYTQAITQLYDELSPQYVLAPNSVNGLDYAPAVANELDLPIVTDTVGLETDGETLRANREMYGGKVETTTELEGAAVATIRSAEWPQAEGTGDAEIEAFDAAIDEDAIGSSVTGFEEVGGGDVDISEADVLVSIGRGIEEEENLDIIRDLVDALDATLSSSRPIVDNGWLPKNRQVGQSGKVVTPDVYIAIGISGAVQHVAGMKGSDTIVAINTDPNAPIMDIADYAIHDDLFDVVPALTEQFQ; translated from the coding sequence ATGACGGACGTACTCGCGATCGCCGACCACCGCCGCGGTGAACTCCGAGACGTGAGCTACGAGATCATCACCGCCGGGCGCGAACTCGCGGACGAGACCGGAGGCGATCTCCATCTGGCGATCATCAGCGGCCCCGTCGAGGAGTTCGCCGAGAAGGCGAACCGCGAGGGCGCTGACGCGATCCACACCGTTTCCTACGGCGAGGAGTTCAACCACGACGTCTACACGCAGGCGATCACACAGCTCTACGACGAACTCAGTCCGCAATACGTGCTCGCGCCCAACAGCGTCAACGGCCTCGACTACGCCCCCGCCGTCGCCAACGAGCTAGACCTTCCGATCGTCACGGACACGGTCGGCCTCGAGACCGACGGCGAGACCCTTCGGGCGAACCGCGAGATGTACGGCGGCAAGGTCGAGACGACCACCGAACTCGAGGGGGCCGCCGTCGCGACGATCCGTAGCGCCGAGTGGCCCCAAGCCGAAGGCACCGGCGACGCCGAAATCGAGGCCTTCGACGCCGCTATCGACGAGGACGCCATCGGCTCGAGCGTCACGGGCTTCGAAGAGGTCGGCGGCGGCGACGTCGACATCAGCGAGGCGGACGTGCTGGTCTCGATCGGTCGCGGCATCGAGGAAGAGGAGAATCTGGACATCATTCGCGACCTCGTCGACGCGCTCGACGCGACGCTGTCGTCGTCGCGGCCGATCGTCGACAACGGCTGGCTGCCCAAAAACCGGCAGGTCGGTCAGTCGGGCAAGGTCGTCACGCCCGACGTCTACATCGCCATCGGGATCTCGGGGGCAGTCCAGCACGTCGCCGGGATGAAAGGCTCCGATACCATCGTGGCGATCAACACGGACCCGAACGCGCCGATCATGGACATCGCCGACTACGCGATCCACGACGACCTCTTCGACGTCGTGCCGGCGCTGACCGAACAGTTCCAGTAA
- a CDS encoding polyprenyl synthetase family protein has protein sequence MELLERRRALVEERLVEVVDGLDPETLSSEVRHVTLSGGKRVRPMVTILACETVGGDRTDAVDFGVGIELVHTASLVVDDIIDRSELRRGTTSAWAEFGHGPAIIASDGLLGEAFALFSADPKATQVVAESLVELGVGEATELSSQPSNEAEYMTLARRKTGALFRAAAELGAIAADSDPFTVETLGEYAERVGVAFQIRDDVLDATADPSSLGKPTGHDAALERPSVVQVTDLTPAEANERARSQADRAIDALKTVDAVDTAARDYLLELAEFVVERER, from the coding sequence ATGGAACTTCTCGAGCGCCGCCGGGCGCTGGTCGAGGAGCGTCTCGTCGAGGTCGTCGACGGCCTCGATCCGGAGACGCTCAGTTCGGAAGTTCGCCACGTGACGCTCTCGGGGGGGAAACGAGTGCGGCCGATGGTGACGATACTGGCATGTGAAACGGTCGGCGGGGACCGGACCGACGCCGTCGACTTCGGCGTCGGGATCGAACTCGTCCACACCGCGTCGCTCGTCGTCGACGACATCATCGACCGCTCGGAGCTTCGACGGGGGACGACCAGCGCCTGGGCCGAGTTCGGCCACGGGCCGGCGATCATCGCGAGCGACGGACTACTCGGCGAGGCGTTCGCCCTCTTTTCGGCGGATCCGAAGGCGACGCAGGTCGTCGCCGAGTCGCTGGTCGAACTCGGCGTCGGCGAGGCGACCGAACTCTCTTCCCAGCCATCGAACGAAGCCGAGTACATGACCCTCGCGCGCCGGAAGACCGGCGCGCTGTTTCGCGCCGCAGCGGAACTGGGCGCGATCGCCGCCGACTCCGATCCGTTTACCGTCGAGACGCTCGGCGAGTACGCCGAACGCGTCGGCGTCGCCTTCCAGATTCGAGACGACGTGTTGGACGCGACTGCGGATCCCTCCTCGCTCGGAAAACCGACCGGCCACGACGCCGCCCTCGAGCGTCCCTCGGTCGTCCAGGTGACCGACCTGACGCCCGCGGAGGCGAACGAACGGGCCCGATCGCAGGCTGACCGGGCGATCGACGCGCTCAAGACAGTCGACGCCGTCGATACGGCGGCTCGAGACTACCTCCTCGAGCTGGCGGAGTTCGTCGTCGAGCGCGAGCGGTAA
- a CDS encoding cupin domain-containing protein, with the protein MGPVQADDLEWTELTQGTMNVRRKQLGEAADGERLGCSLYELPAGNESWPYHYHAANEEAMYVLAGTGTLRLADETYDLEAGDYVSFPADERGGHKVINDSETALRYLLVSTMNEPDVTVYPDSEKFGVYVGSPPGGREERSLSGYYPIEADVDYWDGE; encoded by the coding sequence ATGGGACCGGTACAGGCCGACGACCTCGAGTGGACGGAACTGACCCAGGGGACGATGAACGTGCGACGCAAACAACTCGGCGAGGCCGCAGACGGCGAGCGACTCGGCTGTAGCCTCTACGAGCTTCCGGCCGGAAACGAATCGTGGCCGTATCACTATCACGCCGCGAACGAAGAGGCGATGTACGTGCTCGCCGGAACCGGAACGCTTCGGCTCGCGGACGAGACGTACGATCTCGAAGCCGGCGACTACGTCTCGTTCCCGGCCGACGAGCGCGGCGGCCACAAGGTGATCAACGATTCCGAGACGGCGCTTCGATACCTCCTGGTCTCGACCATGAACGAGCCGGACGTGACGGTGTACCCGGACTCGGAGAAGTTCGGCGTCTACGTCGGCTCGCCGCCGGGCGGGCGCGAGGAGCGGTCGCTCTCGGGGTACTACCCGATCGAGGCCGACGTGGATTACTGGGACGGTGAATAG
- a CDS encoding DUF373 family protein, producing MLLVLCVDLDDDLGRKTGFSTPVIGREPVEEAAVALATEDPEDSDVNVIFQGIHVYDDLAERDESVEVAVVTGNDGSDLEANREVGDEVDTVLASLSTAENVTTLVITDGAQDESVIPIIRSRVPIDGVRRVVVRQAQNLESMYYTIKQVLDDPETRGTVLIPIGILLLIYPLALVGALLNLPGLVLGVTSTLLGLYLISRGLGLGEYLDAAVEYGRRSLYAGRTTLLAYVVAAALLALGGVSGVNMLEDTRAATSTDLGIPMMLAALVYGSIQWLAAAGITTSLGQITDEYIAGRLEWRYLNAPFYVIGIAVVLYAVSGFFLDEFGITMLAGALTAGTVLGIVSTLAFAVAESRFSEGTPRADSA from the coding sequence ATGCTGTTGGTCCTGTGTGTCGATCTCGACGACGACCTCGGCCGCAAGACCGGCTTTTCGACCCCGGTGATCGGCCGCGAACCGGTCGAGGAGGCCGCCGTCGCGCTGGCGACCGAAGACCCCGAGGACTCGGACGTCAACGTCATCTTTCAGGGGATCCACGTCTACGACGACCTCGCGGAACGCGACGAGAGCGTCGAGGTCGCGGTCGTCACGGGCAACGACGGGAGCGACCTCGAGGCCAACCGCGAGGTCGGCGACGAGGTCGACACCGTCCTCGCGAGCCTCTCGACCGCGGAGAACGTCACGACGCTGGTCATCACCGACGGCGCACAGGACGAGTCGGTCATTCCGATCATCCGCTCGCGGGTCCCGATAGACGGCGTTAGACGGGTGGTCGTCCGTCAGGCGCAGAATTTGGAGTCGATGTACTACACGATCAAGCAGGTGCTCGACGATCCGGAGACCAGAGGGACCGTCCTCATCCCGATCGGCATCCTGCTTTTGATCTATCCGCTCGCGCTGGTCGGCGCGTTGCTCAACCTGCCGGGGCTCGTCCTCGGGGTCACCTCGACGCTGCTCGGGCTCTACCTCATCTCCCGCGGACTCGGACTCGGCGAATACCTCGACGCCGCCGTCGAGTACGGTCGTCGTTCGCTGTACGCCGGTCGAACAACGCTGCTTGCGTACGTCGTCGCGGCCGCATTGCTCGCGCTCGGCGGTGTCAGCGGCGTCAACATGCTCGAGGACACGCGAGCGGCCACGTCGACCGACCTCGGGATTCCCATGATGTTGGCCGCGCTGGTGTACGGCTCGATCCAGTGGTTGGCGGCCGCGGGCATCACCACGAGCCTCGGGCAGATCACCGACGAGTACATCGCCGGCCGCCTCGAGTGGCGCTACCTCAACGCGCCGTTCTACGTGATCGGGATCGCCGTCGTCCTCTATGCGGTCAGCGGGTTCTTCCTCGACGAGTTCGGCATCACGATGCTCGCCGGTGCGCTGACCGCCGGAACGGTCCTCGGTATCGTGAGCACGCTCGCGTTCGCTGTCGCCGAATCGCGTTTTTCAGAGGGGACGCCTCGAGCGGACAGCGCCTAG